One genomic region from Enoplosus armatus isolate fEnoArm2 chromosome 17, fEnoArm2.hap1, whole genome shotgun sequence encodes:
- the nubp1 gene encoding cytosolic Fe-S cluster assembly factor nubp1 yields MADVPDNAPEHCPGTTSEQAGKSSSCQGCPNQKLCASGATKAPDPAIAEIGAKLSTVKHKVLVLSGKGGVGKSTFSAHLAHALSSDSTKEIALLDVDICGPSIPRMMGLEGEQVHQSGSGWSPVYVEDNLAVMSIGFLLSSPDDAVIWRGPKKNGMIKQFLRDVDWGELDYLIVDTPPGTSDEHLSIVQYLSSTHVDGAVIITTPQEVSLQDVRKEIRFCQKVKLPIIGVVENMSGFVCPNCKSTSQIFPPTSGGAEQMCADLDLPLLGKVPLDPRIARSCDEGRSFLNEVPDSPAARAYQSIVRSIQDYCSNRVTEEQSTT; encoded by the exons ATGGCAGACGTACCTGACAACGCACCAGAAC ACTGCCCGGGTACAACAAGTGAGCAAGCAGGAAAGTCATCATCATGTCAGGGCTGTCCCAACCAGAAACTGTGTGCTTCTGGAGCCACCAAGGCCCCAGACCCTG CCATCGCAGAGATAGGAGCGAAGCTATCGACAGTCAAACATAAGGTCCTCGTGCTGTCTGGAAAAGGAGGAGTAGGGAAGAGCACCTTCAGCGCTCACCTGGCCCACGCCCTGTCAAGTGACAGCACGAAGGAG ATTGCCCTGCTGGATGTAGATATCTGCGGTCCGTCCATTCCTAGGATGATGGGATTAGAGGGAGAACAG GTTCACCAGAGTGGCTCCGGCTGGTCTCCTGTG tatgTGGAAGACAACCTGGCCGTCATGTCTATTGGCTTCCTGCTCAGTAGCCCTGATGATGCTGTGATCTGGAGAGGACCCAAGAAGAAtg GCATGATCAAGCAGTTTTTGAGGGATGTTGACTGGGGGGAACTGGATTACCTCATCGTGGACACGCCCCCCGGCACCTCTGATGAACACCTGTCAATTGTCCAGTACCTCAGCTCCACCCACGTCGATGGAGCCGTCATCATCACCACACCACAG GAGGTATCGTTGCAGGATGTGCGAAAGGAGATCCGGTTCTGTCAGAAGGTCAAGCTGCCGATCATCGGCGTGGTGGAGAACATGAGTGGCTTCGTCTGTCCTAACTGCAAG AGTACGTCGCAGATCTTCCCTCCCACCAGCGGGGGTGCTGAGCAAATGTGTGCGGATCTAGATCTACCGCTGTTAGGAAAGGTTCCTCTAGACCCGAGGATAGCGCGAAGCTGTGACGAGGGCAGGTCTTTCCTCAACGAAGTACCCGACTCTCCTGCTGCCAGAGCCTACCAGAGTATCGTACGGA gtATTCAGGACTACTGTTCCAACCGTgtgacagaggagcagagcaCCACCTGA